A window of Limosilactobacillus sp. WILCCON 0051 genomic DNA:
TATGTCTCGGCCAAGGCGCAGGCTGCTTTGATTGAGCTGATGAAGGCCGATGATCTCTTGACTGAGGACGAATGGAGCTATTTTAAGCGTGGCCGCAATGCCAACAGCTATACTCATGCCAAGCACACCTCGGTTCTGACGTATCGCATGTCAACTGGATTTGAAGCCTTATTTGGCTATCTGCAGCTGTCAGGGCAGTCTGAACGAATCAATGAATTGGCGCAATGGTGCATTAAGCAAGTAGAGGCAGGAAGAACAAAACATGAAGACTGATGAACCAGAATTTATTATTGGCCGTCACCCAGCAGTAATGGCGCTGAAATCTGATCAAGAAATCAACAAGGTTTTCATTCAAAAGGACTTGAAAGCCGATATTATTGGTCAGATCGTCAAGCTGGCTAAGGAGCGGCATTTGGTGATTTCAAACGTCCCTAAGAACAAGCTGGACCAAATGACCAATCATCAAAATCACCAGGGGGTTGCGCTGGCAATTGCGGCTTACCGGTATGCAACGATTGACGATCTGTTTGCCAACGCCGAAAAACATGACGAGGCACCGTTTTTCTTGATTTTAGACGAGCTGGCAGATCCGCATAATCTGGGTTCAATTCTTAGAACGGCTGACGCAGCGGGAGTTCATGGTCTGATCATTCCTAAGCGGCGTTCTGTTGGTTTGACCTCAGTCGTTGCCAAAACGTCAACCGGAGCAATTGAGCATGTTCCTGTAGCGCGGGTAACCAATCTGGTACAAACGGCCAATGAGCTGAAAGAACGCGGACTGTGGCTGTTTGGCACGGATATGCAGGGGACCGATTACCGTCGCTGGGATGCTAAGGGCCCAGTTGCCTTGGTAATTGGCAATGAAGGAAAAGGGATTTCGCCGCTGCTGAAAAAAACATGTGATGAAATGCTGACGATTCCAATGATTGGCCATGTTCAAAGTCTGAATGCCAGTGTCGCAGCCAGTCTTTTGATCTACCAA
This region includes:
- a CDS encoding Mini-ribonuclease 3; this translates as MEKADYQQLNGIALAYLGDAVYEVFIRQHLLALGMSKPNRLQHQATHYVSAKAQAALIELMKADDLLTEDEWSYFKRGRNANSYTHAKHTSVLTYRMSTGFEALFGYLQLSGQSERINELAQWCIKQVEAGRTKHED
- the rlmB gene encoding 23S rRNA (guanosine(2251)-2'-O)-methyltransferase RlmB, which codes for MKTDEPEFIIGRHPAVMALKSDQEINKVFIQKDLKADIIGQIVKLAKERHLVISNVPKNKLDQMTNHQNHQGVALAIAAYRYATIDDLFANAEKHDEAPFFLILDELADPHNLGSILRTADAAGVHGLIIPKRRSVGLTSVVAKTSTGAIEHVPVARVTNLVQTANELKERGLWLFGTDMQGTDYRRWDAKGPVALVIGNEGKGISPLLKKTCDEMLTIPMIGHVQSLNASVAASLLIYQGFNSRHPL